The following coding sequences lie in one Desmodus rotundus isolate HL8 chromosome 1, HLdesRot8A.1, whole genome shotgun sequence genomic window:
- the DCTN3 gene encoding dynactin subunit 3 isoform X1: protein MAAVTDVQRLQARVEELERWVYGPGGSRGSRKVADGLFKVQLALGNIASKRERVKILYKKIEDLIKYLDPEYIDRIAIPDASKLQFILAEEQFILSQIALLEQVEALVPLLDSAHIKAVPEHAACLQRLAQIHIQQQDQCVEITEESKALLEEYNKTVSFLLSQTLEFVQWDELLCQLEAAKQVKPAEE, encoded by the exons ATGGCGGCTGTGACCGATGTGCAGCGGCTACAGGCCCGGGTGGAAGAGCTGGAACGCTGGGTGTACGGACCGGGCGGGTCGCGCGGCTCGCGGAAG GTGGCTGATGGCCTGTTCAAGGTACAGTTAGCTTTGGGGAACATCGCCAGCAAGAGAGAGAGGGTAAAGATTCTCTACAAAAAGA TTGAAGACTTGATCAAATACCTGGATCCTGAGTACATTGACCGCATTGCCATACCTGATGCCTCTAAGCTTCAGTTCATCTTAGCAG AGGAGCAGTTTATCCTCTCCCAGATTGCACTCCTGGAGCAGGTGGAGGCTTTGGTGCCCTTGCTGGACAGCGCTCATATCAAAG CCGTTCCTGAGCATGCCGCCTGCCTGCAGCGCTTGGCCCAGATCCACATCCAGCAGCAG GACCAGTGTGTGGAGATCACTGAGGAGTCCAAGGCCCTCCTGGAGGAATACAACAAAACTGTATCCTTTCTGCTCAGCCAGACCCTTGAG TTCGTGCAGTGGGATGAGCTACTTTGCCAGCTAGAAGCCGCCAAGCAAGTGAAGCCAGCAGAGGAGTGA
- the DCTN3 gene encoding dynactin subunit 3 isoform X2 translates to MAAVTDVQRLQARVEELERWVYGPGGSRGSRKVADGLFKVQLALGNIASKRERVKILYKKIEDLIKYLDPEYIDRIAIPDASKLQFILAEEQFILSQIALLEQVEALVPLLDSAHIKAVPEHAACLQRLAQIHIQQQDQCVEITEESKALLEEYNKTTLLLSKQFVQWDELLCQLEAAKQVKPAEE, encoded by the exons ATGGCGGCTGTGACCGATGTGCAGCGGCTACAGGCCCGGGTGGAAGAGCTGGAACGCTGGGTGTACGGACCGGGCGGGTCGCGCGGCTCGCGGAAG GTGGCTGATGGCCTGTTCAAGGTACAGTTAGCTTTGGGGAACATCGCCAGCAAGAGAGAGAGGGTAAAGATTCTCTACAAAAAGA TTGAAGACTTGATCAAATACCTGGATCCTGAGTACATTGACCGCATTGCCATACCTGATGCCTCTAAGCTTCAGTTCATCTTAGCAG AGGAGCAGTTTATCCTCTCCCAGATTGCACTCCTGGAGCAGGTGGAGGCTTTGGTGCCCTTGCTGGACAGCGCTCATATCAAAG CCGTTCCTGAGCATGCCGCCTGCCTGCAGCGCTTGGCCCAGATCCACATCCAGCAGCAG GACCAGTGTGTGGAGATCACTGAGGAGTCCAAGGCCCTCCTGGAGGAATACAACAAAACT ACATTGCTTCTCTCCAAGCAGTTCGTGCAGTGGGATGAGCTACTTTGCCAGCTAGAAGCCGCCAAGCAAGTGAAGCCAGCAGAGGAGTGA
- the RPP25L gene encoding ribonuclease P protein subunit p25-like protein: MEHYRKAGSVELPAPSPMPQLPPDTLEMRVRDGSKIRNLLGLALGRLEGGSARHVVFSGSGRAAGKAVSCAEIVKRRVPGLHQLTKLRFLQTEDSWVPTSPDTGLDPLTVRRHVPAVWVLLSRDPLDPNECGYQPPGAPPGLGPTPSSSYGPRPRRRARDTRS; the protein is encoded by the coding sequence ATGGAGCACTACCGGAAGGCTGGTTCTGTGGaactcccagccccttccccaatGCCTCAGCTACCTCCTGATACCCTGGAGATGCGGGTCCGAGATGGCAGCAAAATCCGCAACTTGCTGGGGCTGGCGCTGGGTCGGCTGGAGGGTGGCAGCGCAAGACATGTGGTGTTCTCAGGTTCTGGCCGGGCTGCAGGGAAGGCTGTCAGCTGTGCTGAGATTGTCAAACGGCGGGTACCAGGCCTGCACCAGCTTACCAAGCTGCGCTTCCTGCAGACAGAGGACAGCTGGGTACCAACCTCACCCGACACAGGCCTAGATCCCCTCACAGTGCGCCGACATGTGCCTGCAGTGTGGGTACTGCTCAGCCGGGACCCCCTGGACCCCAATGAGTGTGGTTACCAGCCCCCAGGGGCACCCCCTGGCCTGGGCCCCACACCTAGCTCCAGCTATGGCCCCCGACCCCGAAGAAGGGCCCGAGACACCCGGTCCTGA